The Litchfieldia alkalitelluris genome has a window encoding:
- a CDS encoding sn-glycerol-1-phosphate dehydrogenase — protein sequence MERSVEEISRLATECTCGINHKEILIEQITIKENALVDSVEYLRNKGFKRVMIVCDENTFLAAGKQLNHLLSQQNLHSTICFITPDKNNDVVADEASIVQVFLETPKEVDVFLAVGSGTIHDIVRFVSYKMGKSFISIATAPSVDGFNSIGAPLIIRGMKQTFQLHSPIAVFGDLTVLKNAPPPMIAAGFADMIAKYTALADWKFGHLTAGEPYCPLAAEITEKALTSCVESIDKIAIGDEDGMFILFEALVQSGIAMLLIGHSYPASGGEHHISHYWEMEFLKQGTPQILHGTKVGVTSQLIAKLYKNKVLEVVTSGNYVELNPHLEELSEVINNIPDPKYMQGLLRKLGGDTCPRDLGISDPLIKESLANAHTLRNRFTMLRFLNERVL from the coding sequence ATGGAAAGATCTGTTGAAGAAATTTCAAGACTTGCAACTGAATGTACATGTGGGATCAACCATAAAGAAATATTAATTGAGCAAATCACAATTAAAGAGAATGCATTGGTTGATTCGGTTGAGTATCTACGAAATAAGGGATTTAAACGTGTGATGATTGTTTGTGATGAAAATACGTTTTTAGCTGCTGGTAAGCAATTAAATCACCTTTTGTCACAACAAAATCTACACTCGACGATATGTTTTATTACTCCTGATAAAAATAATGACGTTGTCGCAGATGAGGCATCAATTGTACAAGTCTTTCTAGAAACGCCTAAGGAAGTAGACGTTTTCTTGGCAGTAGGGTCAGGGACGATTCATGATATTGTACGGTTTGTTAGTTATAAAATGGGGAAGTCATTCATCTCAATAGCCACAGCTCCGTCAGTAGATGGCTTTAATTCTATTGGAGCTCCATTGATTATTAGAGGGATGAAACAAACCTTCCAATTACATTCACCCATTGCAGTGTTTGGAGATTTAACAGTCTTGAAAAATGCCCCGCCTCCAATGATTGCCGCTGGATTTGCTGATATGATTGCCAAATACACTGCCCTTGCTGATTGGAAATTTGGACATTTGACAGCGGGAGAACCTTACTGTCCATTAGCTGCAGAAATTACAGAGAAAGCTTTGACTTCTTGTGTTGAGAGTATTGATAAAATAGCCATTGGCGACGAAGATGGCATGTTTATTTTATTTGAGGCATTAGTACAATCAGGCATTGCCATGCTGTTAATTGGTCATTCCTATCCAGCCTCAGGAGGGGAGCATCATATTTCTCATTATTGGGAAATGGAGTTTTTAAAACAAGGTACCCCACAAATTCTTCATGGTACCAAGGTGGGTGTAACAAGCCAATTGATTGCTAAGCTATATAAAAATAAGGTTCTAGAAGTGGTTACATCTGGTAACTATGTTGAATTGAATCCACATCTAGAAGAATTATCGGAAGTGATCAATAACATCCCAGACCCTAAATATATGCAAGGTTTACTTAGAAAGCTTGGTGGTGATACCTGTCCAAGAGATCTTGGAATAAGTGATCCACTAATCAAGGAAAGTTTGGCGAATGCCCACACGCTTCGAAATAGATTTACGATGCTTCGTTTTCTAAATGAACGGGTTTTATAA
- a CDS encoding DUF3231 family protein, with product MKVHKINLTSAEWGILWSSYMAESAAFPVINFFNNTTEDLEVKQVIELLLKNQQNTRYE from the coding sequence ATGAAGGTACATAAAATCAACTTAACTTCTGCTGAATGGGGTATTTTGTGGTCCTCTTATATGGCGGAAAGTGCTGCATTTCCTGTTATCAATTTTTTTAATAACACGACAGAGGATTTAGAAGTTAAACAGGTGATCGAACTGCTGCTGAAAAATCAACAGAACACAAGGTATGAGTAA
- a CDS encoding MFS transporter has protein sequence MEQLSAKRQPMVTPFYYGWVIVTIAALGVFFSGPGQTYSISVFIDHYIKDFAWSRSLVSSIYSAATLLAGILMFFVGRFIDVHGQRKMAVVVGTVLAIACIWNSFVANAVMLFIGFFFIRLFGQGSMTLIPNTLVPQWFITKRGRALSFMAIGGFLSSAALPPLNAWMINLWGWEMTWRIWGILLLMIFVPLAYFFIRNKPEDIGLLPDGRKEVTSNQKSGLQDNPYDQEVNWTLKEAMKTATFWLLLFCISIPSLVNTGLTFHLVSILGENNISPGFAALILSLMALVGFPVTLIAGFILEKIKVHYVLAAIFIGQIAFMLILMKTFSPAIAIFFGVFWGFIGGFERITLGIIWPNYFGRQHLGSIKGVAMTVTVIGSAFGPLPFGIAYDIFGGYNEILLIMLLLPALGVIAALFSKMPEKRLEA, from the coding sequence ATGGAACAACTATCAGCAAAGAGACAACCTATGGTCACTCCTTTTTATTATGGTTGGGTCATTGTAACCATTGCTGCCCTTGGAGTGTTTTTTTCAGGACCTGGCCAAACCTACTCGATTTCAGTATTTATTGACCATTATATTAAGGATTTTGCGTGGAGTCGTTCACTTGTGTCAAGCATCTATTCGGCGGCCACATTATTAGCTGGAATCCTCATGTTTTTTGTAGGAAGGTTCATTGATGTGCATGGTCAACGAAAAATGGCCGTTGTTGTCGGTACAGTACTAGCTATAGCTTGTATTTGGAATAGCTTTGTTGCAAATGCAGTGATGTTATTTATTGGTTTTTTCTTTATTCGTCTTTTCGGTCAAGGATCTATGACATTAATCCCCAACACACTTGTCCCACAATGGTTTATTACAAAACGTGGTCGGGCATTAAGTTTTATGGCTATTGGTGGATTCCTGAGTTCTGCTGCACTTCCTCCACTTAATGCCTGGATGATTAACTTATGGGGTTGGGAAATGACTTGGAGAATTTGGGGTATTTTACTTCTAATGATTTTCGTCCCCTTAGCCTACTTTTTTATTCGTAACAAACCTGAAGACATTGGCCTTCTCCCTGATGGACGGAAAGAAGTAACCAGCAATCAAAAAAGTGGTTTACAAGATAACCCATATGATCAAGAAGTGAATTGGACATTAAAAGAAGCCATGAAAACAGCTACATTTTGGCTTTTACTATTTTGTATTTCCATTCCTTCTTTGGTGAATACTGGGTTAACCTTTCATCTTGTTTCAATTTTAGGTGAAAATAATATCAGCCCAGGCTTTGCCGCTTTGATTTTAAGCTTAATGGCTCTTGTTGGTTTCCCAGTCACTTTAATTGCTGGATTTATATTGGAGAAAATTAAGGTCCATTATGTACTTGCAGCTATTTTTATTGGCCAAATAGCTTTCATGCTTATTCTTATGAAAACCTTCTCACCTGCCATTGCAATCTTTTTTGGAGTGTTTTGGGGATTTATTGGCGGATTTGAACGCATTACTCTAGGAATTATCTGGCCAAATTATTTTGGAAGACAACACCTTGGGAGTATTAAAGGAGTTGCTATGACGGTTACTGTTATTGGCTCTGCTTTTGGTCCCCTTCCATTTGGAATTGCTTATGATATATTCGGTGGCTATAATGAAATATTATTAATCATGCTTTTACTACCAGCCTTGGGAGTGATTGCTGCCCTATTTTCGAAAATGCCAGAAAAAAGATTGGAAGCCTAG